One window of the Bombus affinis isolate iyBomAffi1 chromosome 10, iyBomAffi1.2, whole genome shotgun sequence genome contains the following:
- the LOC126921258 gene encoding ATP synthase subunit gamma, mitochondrial, producing the protein MFSNHITTIVRLAAQQQQQQQKRGMATLKAISIRLKSVKNIQKITQSMKMVSAAKYNRAERDLKQARPLGVGTKAFYEQAEIQAPPDDEKKLVVAITSDRGLCGAVHTGVSRNIRDVLLADPKECENTKIICVGEKSRAILSRLFANNILFVASEVGRKPPTFNDAAKVAIEIMNSGYSFGSGRIVYNRFKSVVSYAVDQLPLFDKNAVVNAPKLSVYDSLDENVIQSYLEFSLASLLFYSMKEGACSEQSSRMTAMDNASKNAGEMIDKLTLTFNRTRQAVITRELIEIISGAAALD; encoded by the exons ATGTTTTCTAATCATATAACAACAATTGTGCGGCTTGCTGctcaacaacagcagcagcaacaaaaACGTGGTATGGCAACTCTTAAAGCAATTTCTATAAGATTGAAATCTGTaaagaatattcaaaaaattacTCAATCAATGAAGATGGTATCAGCTGCTAAATATAATAGAGCAGAAAGAGACTTAAAACAAGCTAGACCTCTTGGGGTTGGTACAAAAGCATTTTATGAACAAGCTGAAATTCAAGCACCACCAGATGATGAGAAAAAGCTTGTAGTAGCAATAACAAGTGATCGAGGATTGTGTGGTGCTGTACACACTGGAGTTTCTCGTAACATTAGGGATGTCCTTTTAGCTGATCCCAAAGAATGTGAAAATACGAAGATTATATGTGTTGGTGAAAAATCTCGAGCGATTTTATcacgtttgtttgctaacaatATATTGTTTGTTGCATCTGAAGTTGGTCGTAAACCGCCCACATTTAATGATGCTGCCAAAGTAGCAATTGAAATTATGAATAGCGG GTACAGTTTTGGTTCTGGCCGCATTGTGTACAATCGATTCAAGTCTGTGGTATCATATGCTGTTGATCAGTTACCCCTTTTTGACAAAAATGCAGTAGTTAATGCACCAAAATTGTCAGTATATGACTCTCTGGATGAAAATGTAATTCAGAGCTATTTGGAGTTTTCTCTAGCTTCTCTATTATTTTACTCTATGAAAGAAGGCGCCTGTAGTGAACAGTCAAGTCGTATGACTGCTATGGATAATGCTAGCAAAAATGCAGGGGAGATGATAGATAAATTAACTCTGACATTCAATCGTACTCGGCAAGCTGTAATTACTAGAGAATTAATTGAAATCATTTCTGGTGCTGCTGCTTTGgattaa